From Epinephelus lanceolatus isolate andai-2023 chromosome 12, ASM4190304v1, whole genome shotgun sequence, the proteins below share one genomic window:
- the LOC117272336 gene encoding unconventional myosin-VIIa-like, with amino-acid sequence MLRKGEWVWVDSNIGVPIGARVKVTPSGQRLLVDDEGNEQSLSQEQEASLKIMHPTSVEGVDDMIKLGDMTEAGLLRNLLLRHKRGIIYTYTGSVLVAVNPYQDFPLYSKEQVSLYHGRKLGELPPHIFAIAESCYSNMMRHLRNQCCIISGESGAGKTESTKLILHYLAAVSGERSEQQIEQQILESNPILEAFGNATTIRNDNSSRFGKYLEIFFNKNGVIEGARVEQYLLEKSRVCHQALQERNYHIFYCMLAGVTAEQKKTLSLQDAQEYKFLSKGNCIVCEGRDDAKDFQRIYSAMKVLTFSDSQCQEILKLLAAILHMGNVCFKANTQNNLETSDVSKSEHFSIAASILEVHKSTLATSLTHRSFMTNRERVTKPLNSEQASDCRDAFVKAIYNKLFIWIVGKINGVIYKRLAKTSRSSFLSIGLLDIFGFENFDTNSFEQLCINFANEKLQQFFVAHIFKLEQKEYLKEDIVWNNIKFCDNQDILDVLAVKPCNLLSLIDEESHFPKGSDVTMLNKMNKLHFQDKSYIASRSEHDTDFGIRHYAGVVHYDSKGFLEKNRDAVSPDIIKMVETTTNKLLHQIFENELSTNGVKISNNTKVIMTPKSSLRAQTDNRKHVATLSGQFRQSLDSLMKALSACQPFFIRCFKPNNEKQSERFDRELCMRQLRYSGMMDTIRIRKLGYPIRHTFEEFLKRYRVLLKTTVCDPKTETAAACCEAICKTVIKRADEWKVGRTKIFLRDAHDAILERLREEELSRVAVVIQRVMLGHKDRKSFLKKRRAAVVLQKNWRAYRQREMRRKLQQGYARLASKIRGRKMQLQFQRQRAAAVAIQSQVRGYRERKAWKQKRDTVILLQAYRRGVLARRIAQKMKDDALLLRLEKEKREQIASELQERLKVIASTQPDDEEPEPEPELEPESMSEPDSDDRSCDLTPPVEVVREKAPQSDKLESVEKRSTPEPVKETSDETSELEVVTPASISTTPTPSLEEEEEEMDDDFDDSSNEFSFFRFSILHFQSNFGHTHYNQRIKQSLLPHDDEGDREACRTVWWIILRYMEDMPEPKSVDALSQASSTISRHLPHRQGRRLSHLVGLDQKILRRNKKKLGGGTRKASVIPEESENLTEDEDILIGEGPTLDRPLASVEKLHIIIGYALSRRDIRDEIYCQICKQLVNNKRKRSRMLGWTLMSICLGIFPPTDFFMKYLESFVCRGPNGYGDYCAERLRRIVANGERKELPCSMEQQAAKSKEPIDVSVTLLDGRTLSLQLDSASTSAEVCQAVADKIDLRDTYGFSLYISLFDKIWSLGSCGKHVFDAVSQCEQEMRRQGMVEKDTPWKLSIRKEVFTPWHDCSVDAISTDLIYRQVIKGIKSGEYTSDKEDGYVQMAAKHYYIQFGSEYNKDNVQKVVEECIATPLIENKSMTRWIQLISAGHLQGPYANGKQKTDSVKGELVKNAQHEWPLHFSKFYEVTMMSGPPLPKSRFVVAVNWSGIFFMEGRDKILLELPYLEVKEVRLNSDSHFSVQSVSLVTVRGEFVLRSDEASEMAVLIEKNLDGLRERSRYALAQQDLNKPEDPMFLVCKRGDLLLAEKDEESSDKNWISATNQRTSASGVVYKDIVQFLPTLEKPSDEMLELLNPGQRKPSLTQNVTQMDKAVAPISLKEFALENFRPAGKDVARKGVSREKLWAISREPLKQPLMRSLARNSELSNLACNAFTAILKYMGDYPIKNARSPIELTDQIFGPATQHQALQDEIYCQIMRQMTSNNNRLSVERGWQLMWLCTGLFPPSKDLMRHTQRFLESRPRDQLAAGCLQRLHGMHSKDPRNLPPHPAEVDAIQQNSTQIFHKVHFPNDTHDIFEVTSTTTIKDLCCSIAFQLKLSSADGYGLYLKTSNKVISLSEHKYFFDSLRQTSETPKKGKKVKEGNQANAPYLVIFKRKLWFNVTPGKDLIADLNFHFPQELPRYLRGYHSCTKEDMTNLGGLLFRAEVDSDRLQFVMIPRMLSKLVPADQIKIMSPEEWKKHIIAAYNKQSGITVHEAKIAFLKAISSWPTFGCAFFEVKQTCESSYPNMLLIAISKQGVSFIDPTTKERLVMHPFSRITDYHSEGGYFEMTISTLVRGYSFVCETSQGDTMEDLLRSYVTMYERQRDAFRPRKSIFS; translated from the exons ATGCTGAGAAAG GGGGAATGGGTCTGGGTGGACTCGAACATCGGGGTACCCATCGGAGCGAGGGTCAAAGTAACACCATCCGGTCAAAGGTTGCTGGTGGACGATGAGGGAAAT GAGCAGAGTCTGTCCCAGGAGCAGGAGGCATCTCTCAAGATCATGCACCCGACATCAGTGGAAGGTGTGGACGACATGATCAAACTGGGAGACATGACCGAGGCCGGCCTCCTCAGGAATCTGCTGCTGCGACACAAACGTGGCATCATCTAT ACCTACACAGGCTCTGTGCTGGTGGCAGTGAACCCGTACCAGgatttccctttatattcaaaGGAACAG GTGAGTTTGTACCACGGTCGGAAGCTGGGGGAACTCCCTCCGCACATCTTTGCCATCGCTGAATCCTGCTACAGTAACATGATGCGCCACCTCAGGAACCAGTGCTGCATCATCAG TGGGGAATCAGGAGCGGGGAAGACAGAGAGCACTAAGCTGATCCTGCATTACTTGGCAGCAGTCAGTGGTGAACGCTCCGAACAGCAGATTGAACAGCAGATCCTGGAGTCCAACCCAATACTGGAAG CGTTTGGAAATGCAACAACAATCCGCAATGACAACTCCAGTCGCTTTGGGAAGTATCTAGAGATCTTCTTCAATAAGAACGGAGTGATCGAAGGTGCTCGCGTGGAGCAGTATCTTCTGGAAAAGTCTCGTGTCTGCCATCAG GccctgcaggagagaaactaccACATCTTTTACTGCATGCTGGCCGGAGTCACAGCAGAGCAGAAGAAAACTTTGAGCCTCCAAGACGCTCAGGAGTACAAGTTCCTTTCTAAG GGCAACTGTATCGTGTGCGAAGGCAGGGATGATGCTAAAGACTTCCAGCGTATTTACTCTGCCATGAAAGTCCTGACCTTCTCAGATAGCCAATGTCAGGAAATCCTCAAGCTGCTGGCAGCCATTTTACACATGGGCAATGTCTGCTTCAAGG ccaacacacaaaacaacttggAAACCAGTGATGTCAGCAAGTCAGAACACTTCAGCATCGCAGCATCAATACTGGAG GTTCACAAGTCCACCCTGGCGACGAGTTTGACCCATCGTTCCTTTATGACCAACAGAGAGAGGGTGACCAAACCCCTCAACTCCGAACAGGCATCTGACTGTAGAGACGCCTTTGTCAAG GCAATCTACAATAAGCTGTTCATATGGATTGTTGGGAAAATCAACGGTGTCATCTACAAAAGGTTGGCCAAAACCTCCAGATCCTCCTTCCTGTCCATCGGCCTGCTCGATATCTTCGGCTTTGAGAACTTCGACACAAACAG TTTCGAGCAGCTGTGCATTAATTTTGCCAATGAGAAGCTGCAGCAGTTCTTTGTGGCCCACATCTTCAAGCTGGAGCAGAAAGAGTACCTGAAAGAGGACATTGTGTGGAATAACATCAAATTTTGTGACAATCAGGACATCCTGGACGTTCTGGCTGTGAAACCCTGTAACCTGCTGTCTCTGATCGATGAGGAGAGCCATTTTCCAAAG GGCTCAGACGTCACTATGCTGAACAAGATGAACAAGTTACACTTTCAAGACAAGAGCTACATCGCCTCCAGAAGTGAACATGACACGGACTTTGGGATTCGCCACTATGCAGGCGTGGTTCACTACGACTCCAAAG GGTTCCTGGAAAAGAACAGAGATGCCGTCAGCCCTGACATAATCAAGATGGTTGAAACAACCACTAATAAGCTGCTTCATCAGATATTTGAGAATGAGCTTTCAACCAACGGTGTGAAGATCAGTAACAACACCAAGGTCATCATGACACCTAAGAGCTCTCTACGG GCCCAGACTGACAACCGTAAACACGTGGCGACGCTGAGCGGGCAATTCCGTCAGTCTCTGGACTCCCTCATGAAGGCTCTGTCCGCCTGCCAGCCCTTCTTCATCCGCTGCTTCAAACCCAACAATGAAAAACAGTCTGAG AGATTTGACAGAGAGCTGTGCATGCGTCAGCTGAGATACTCCGGCATGATGGACACCATCCGCATCAGGAAGCTGGGATACCCAATTCGCCACACCTTTGAGGAATTCCTGAAGCGTTACAGGGTGCTCCTGAAGACAACCGTCTGTGACCCCAAAACG GAGACTGCTGCTGCCTGTTGTGAAGCCATCTGCAAGACAGTGATTAAAAGAGCAGACGAGTGGAAAGTCGGCAGGACCAAGATCTTCCTGAGg GATGCCCATGACGCCATCCTGGAGCGACTGAGAGAAGAAGAACTCAGCAGGGTAGCTGTGGTGATCCAGAGGGTCATGCTGGGACACAAAGACAG aAAGTCTTTCCTGAAGAAGCGAAGGGCAGCTGTGGTGCTGCAGAAAAATTGGAGAGCTTACAGGCAGAGGGAAATGCGAAGAAAG CTCCAGCAGGGGTATGCACGGCTGGCATCAAAGATCCGTGGTCGGAAGATGCAGTTACAATTCCAGagacagcgagcagcagcagtcgCCATACAAAGCCAG GTTCGAGGCTACAGGGAGAGGAAGGCGTGGAAGCAGAAGAGAGACACAGTCATCCTGCTGCAGGCCTACAGAAGAGGAGTCCTGGCCAGAAGAATAGCTCAAAAGATGAAGGATGAT GCCCTCCTTTTACGCCTGGAGAAAGAGAAACGGGAGCAGATTGCTTCCGAGCTTCAGGAGCGACTGAAAGTTATCGCCTCAACACAGCCAGATGATGAGGAGCCGGAGCCGGAGCCGGAGCTGGAGCCGGAGTCAATGTCTGAACCGGATTCAGACGACCGCTCGTGTGATCTCACGCCTCCTGTGGAAGTGGTTAGAGAGAAAGCACCACAATCAGATAAACTTGAG AGTGTTGAGAAGAGAAGCACACCAGAGCCGGTAAAGGAAACCTCTGATGAGACCTCAGAGCTGGAAGTCGTCACTCCAGCCTCAATCTCAACAACCCCCACCCCAtcgctggaggaggaggaggaggagatggacgaCGACTTTGATGACAGTAGCAATGAGTTTTCATTCTTCAGGTTCAGCATCCTCCACTTCCAGAGCAACTTTGGCCATACGCACTACAACCAGAGAATCAAGCAGTCTCTTCTGCCCCACGACGACGAGGGTGACAGAGAG GCATGTCGAACTGTATGGTGGATTATACTGCGTTACATGGAGGACATGCCAGAACCAAAATCTGTGGACGCCTTGTCTCAAGCATCCAGCACCATTTCACGTCATCTGCCTCATCGGCAGGGCAGGAGGCTGAGCCACCTGGTGGGGCTGGACCAG AAAATACTCAGGAGGAACAAGAAAAAGCTTGGAGGTGGAACCAGAAAAGCATCCGTCATTCCTGAGGAG TCTGAGAACCTTACGGAGGATGAGGACATTTTGATCGGAGAGGGTCCCACCCTGGATCGGCCACTCGCATCGGTGGAAAAGCTTCACATTATCATCGGATACGCTCTATCGAGACGAGACATAAG GGATGAGATTTACTGCCAGATCTGTAAGCAGCTGGTGAACaacaagaggaagaggagccGTATGTTAGGCTGGACCCTCATGTCCATCTGTCTTGGCATCTTCCCCCCCACAGACTTCTTCATGAAG TATTTGGAGAGTTTTGTCTGCAGAGGGCCCAATGGTTATGGAGATTACTGTGCTGAGCGCCTGCGTCGTATAGTAGCCAACGGAGAAAGAAAAGAGTTGCCCTGTTCGATGGAGCAACAG GCTGCCAAGTCCAAGGAGCCCATAGATGTGTCTGTGACTCTACTGGACGGCCGCACCCTCAGTCTGCAGCTGGACTCGgcctccacctctgctgaggTCTGTCAAGCTGTGGCTGACAAGATTGATCTTCGAGACACGTACGGATTCTCCCTGTACATCAGTCTCTTTGACAAG ATATGGTCTCTGGGCAGCTGTGGGAAGCACGTGTTCGACGCAGTGTCACAGTGCGAGCAGGAGATGAGGAGGCAGGGCATGGTGGAGAAGGACACCCCCTGGAAGCTCTCCATCCGCAAGGAAGTGTTCACACCATGGCACGACTGCTCAGTCGACGCCATCAGCACGGATCTAATCTACAGACAGGTCATCAAGGGGATCAAGTCGGGAGAGTACACCAGTGACAAG GAGGATGGATACGTCCAGATGGCTGCAAAGCACTATTACATCCAGTTTGGCTCTGAGTACAACAAAGACAACGTGCAGAAGGTGGTCGAGGAGTGCATCGCCACCCCGCTGATCGAGAACAAATCTATGACCAGGTGGATCCAACTCATCAGCGCAGGACATTTACAG GGTCCTTATGCCAACGGGAAGCAGAAAACAGACAGCGTTAAAGGAGAACTGGTCAAAAACGCCCAACACGAATGGCCCCTGCACTTCTCCAAGTTTTATGAAGTTACAATGATGTCAG GACCTCCTTTACCCAAAAGCAGGTTTGTCGTGGCTGTGAACTGGAGTGGCATCTTCTTCATGGAAGGAAGAGACAAGATACTCCTTGAGCTTCCTTACTTAGAGGTAAAGGAAGTACGCTTGAACAG TGACAGCCATTTCAGTGTTCAGTCAGTGAGTTTGGTCACAGTCAGAGGAGAGTTTGTCCTGAGGTCTGATGAAGCTTCAGAAATGGCAGTGCTTATAGAAAAAAACCTGGACGGGCTGAGAGAGCGCTCACGGTATGCACTGGCTCAGCAGGACCTCAATAAACCAG AGGACCCCATGTTCCTGGTTTGTAAACGAGGGGACCTGCTGCTGGCAGAGAAAGATGAGGAAAGCTCTGATAAGAACTGGATCAGTGCAACCAACCAGCGGACCAGCGCCAGCGGTGTGGTCTATAAGGATATAGTGCAGTTTCTGCCGACTCTGGAGAAGCCTTCTGACGAGATGCTG GAACTGCTAAATCCGGGCCAGAGGAAACCCTCCCTAACACAAAACGTCACACAAATGGATAAGGCAGTGGCTCCCATCTCTTTAAAAGAGTTTGCTCTTGAGAACTTCAG GCCTGCAGGTAAAGATGTCGCTCGAAAAGGGGTCAGCAGAGAGAAGCTGTGGGCCATTTCCAGAGAACCTCTCAAACAGCCGCTGATGAGGAGCCTGGCCCGCAACTCTGAACTCAGCAACCTGGCCTGCAACGCCTTCACTG CTATCCTGAAGTACATGGGCGACTACCCCATCAAAAACGCTCGCAGCCCTATAGAGCTGACAGACCAAATCTTTGGTCCAGCCACCCAGCATCAAGCTCTGCAGGATGAGATCTACTGCCAGATTATGAGACAGATGACCAGTAACAACAACAG GTTGAGTGTGGAGCGTGGGTGGCAGCTCATGTGGCTGTGTACAGGCTTGTTTCCCCCCAGTAAGGATTTGATGAGACACACTCAGCGCTTCCTGGAGTCGCGGCCCAGAGACCAGCTGGCTGCTGGCTGCCTGCAGAGGCTGCACGGGATGCACAG TAAGGATCCCAGGAATCTTCCTCCCCATCCAGCAGAAGTGGACGCCATCCAACAGAACAGCACCCAGATCTTCCATAAAGTCCACTTCCCAAATGACACACATGAT ATATTTGAGGTGACATCGACGACCACAATCAAAGACCTGTGCTGCAGTATCGCCTTTCAGCTCAAACTGAGCTCAGCTGACGGATATGGCCTGTACCTGAAAACATCCAACAAG GTCATAAGCTTGTCGGAGCACAAATACTTCTTTGACAGTTTAAGGCAAACTTCAGAGACTCctaagaaaggaaagaaagtgAAAGAAG GTAACCAAGCCAATGCGCCCTACCTGGTGATATTTAAGAGGAAACTCTGGTTCAATGTGACCCCAGGGAAAGACCTGATTGCAGACCTCAACTTCCATTTCCCACAG GAGCTGCCCAGGTACCTGCGTGGATACCACAGCTGCACCAAAGAGGACATGACCAACCTGGGCGGGCTACTCTTCAGAGCCGAAGTAGATTCAGACAGGTTGCAGTTTGTCATGATCCCCAGAATGCTGAGCAAGCTGGTTCCTGCTGACCAGATAAAAATCATGTCCCCTGAAGAATGGAAGAag CACATCATCGCCGCGTACAACAAGCAGAGTGGCATAACGGTGCACGAGGCCAAAATCGCCTTCCTGAAAGCCATTTCGAGTTGGCCAACCTTCGGCTGTGCCTTCTTTGAAGTTAAA CAAACGTGTGAATCCAGCTACCCAAATATGCTTTTGATCGCCATCAGCAAGCAAGGTGTCTCCTTCATAGACCCTACAACAAAG GAGCGGCTGGTCATGCACCCCTTCAGCCGCATCACAGACTACCACAGCGAAGGCGGCTACTTCGAGATGACCATCAGCACTTTGGTGAGGGGCTACAGCTTTGTCTGTGAAACCTCACAG gGTGACACAATGGAGGACCTTCTTAGATCATACGTCACCATGTACGAGAGGCAGAGGGACGCCTTTAGGCCGAGGAAATCCATCTTTTCCTGA